Proteins encoded within one genomic window of Prochlorococcus marinus str. MIT 9515:
- a CDS encoding DUF2232 domain-containing protein, whose protein sequence is MKFLRKNDALNIVEPSYLASLSSLLWVALYYLPIGGALLRLVLPLPMILLHLRRGTSTALEGLIIQFLLLLILMGPIRGTLFLFPYGILAFWLGWSWFKQKNWWLSWSVGFILGTLGFFIRVFALSTLVGDNLWIIITRASYGLLDKFIELFNLPFSPSIRIIQLVALLLIIFQEMVYVLTIHILSYSLFPRLNSNIPDPPKIMNGFVDLGL, encoded by the coding sequence ATGAAATTTTTAAGAAAAAATGACGCACTTAATATTGTTGAACCTTCCTATTTAGCTTCTCTTTCTTCTTTACTTTGGGTCGCTTTATATTATTTACCTATAGGTGGAGCATTGTTGAGATTAGTATTACCACTCCCTATGATCTTGTTGCACTTGAGAAGAGGAACTAGTACTGCCTTGGAAGGCCTCATAATACAATTTCTTTTGTTATTAATACTTATGGGTCCAATTAGAGGGACTTTATTTTTATTCCCATATGGAATATTAGCCTTTTGGCTCGGATGGTCTTGGTTCAAGCAAAAAAACTGGTGGCTTAGTTGGAGTGTAGGTTTTATTCTAGGGACATTAGGTTTTTTTATAAGAGTATTTGCATTATCAACGTTAGTTGGTGATAATCTTTGGATAATAATAACAAGAGCAAGTTATGGACTTTTAGACAAATTTATAGAATTATTTAATTTACCCTTTTCACCTTCGATCAGAATTATACAATTAGTCGCACTACTATTAATAATTTTTCAAGAAATGGTTTATGTCTTAACTATACATATTCTTTCATATTCTCTTTTCCCTAGATTAAATTCAAATATTCCTGATCCTCCAAAAATAATGAATGGATTTGTTGATTTAGGTCTTTGA
- a CDS encoding NAD(P)H-quinone oxidoreductase subunit N translates to MPNEIFTINLNAQAIIPEAFILLGIVGTLLVDLAGEKTASRWAPVICYISLGSSLVSLAFQWSNPVNNAFLGSFNSDNLAIAFRSIIALSTLISLLISWRYTEQSGSPIGEFAAIVLSATLGAMLLCGSTDLVSVFISLETLSVASYLLSGYLKRDPRSSEAALKYLLVGSAAAAIYLYGSSFLYGLSGSTNLSTIGVEIINKPSFITSLSLVFVLSTVAFKIAAVPFHQWTPDVYEGSPTPVVAFLSVGSKTAGFAFAIRILTTSFSSFDEQWKLLFTILAILSMALGNIVALAQTSMKRMLAYSSIGQAGFVMIGIVSGTQDGLSAAVLYLAAYLFMNLGAFSCVILFSLRTGSDRISDYSGLYQKDPLITLGLSLCLLSLGGLPPMLGFFGKIYLFFAGWANHQYLLVVVGLVTSVISIYYYISVIKMMVVKEPQEASEIVKSYPEIKWNIIGLPPLRIALYTCIAVTALGGILSNPLFKLANSAVSETPFLQDILAVTNNML, encoded by the coding sequence GTGCCTAACGAAATCTTTACAATTAATTTAAATGCTCAAGCAATTATTCCAGAAGCTTTCATTTTGCTTGGTATTGTTGGTACTCTTCTTGTTGATCTAGCTGGCGAAAAGACAGCCTCTAGGTGGGCGCCTGTGATTTGTTATATTTCTTTAGGCAGTTCTCTGGTAAGTCTCGCTTTTCAGTGGAGTAACCCTGTTAATAACGCATTCCTTGGTTCTTTTAATTCAGATAATCTAGCTATTGCATTTAGATCAATCATTGCATTATCAACTTTGATTTCCTTACTCATTAGTTGGCGTTATACAGAGCAGAGTGGAAGTCCAATCGGAGAATTTGCTGCAATAGTTTTATCGGCAACTTTAGGAGCCATGCTTTTGTGTGGATCTACTGACCTTGTAAGTGTATTTATATCTTTAGAAACTTTATCAGTAGCAAGTTATTTGCTTTCCGGTTACCTCAAAAGAGACCCAAGAAGCTCAGAGGCCGCTTTAAAATATCTTCTTGTCGGATCAGCAGCAGCTGCAATTTATTTATATGGATCCTCATTTCTTTATGGTCTAAGTGGTTCCACAAACTTATCAACTATTGGAGTAGAGATAATAAATAAGCCATCTTTTATTACATCCTTATCTCTAGTCTTTGTCTTATCAACTGTTGCTTTTAAAATTGCTGCAGTTCCATTTCATCAGTGGACACCCGATGTCTACGAAGGATCTCCCACGCCGGTAGTAGCTTTTTTGTCAGTTGGTTCAAAGACTGCTGGATTTGCTTTTGCAATAAGAATTTTAACCACCTCTTTTTCTTCTTTTGATGAACAATGGAAATTACTATTTACCATTTTAGCTATTTTAAGTATGGCCTTAGGAAATATTGTTGCATTGGCCCAAACCTCAATGAAAAGAATGTTGGCTTATAGTTCAATTGGTCAAGCAGGATTTGTAATGATTGGAATAGTTTCCGGGACTCAAGATGGTCTTTCAGCTGCTGTCTTATACTTGGCTGCTTACTTATTTATGAATCTAGGAGCTTTTTCATGTGTAATACTTTTTTCTCTTAGAACTGGCTCAGATAGAATTTCAGATTATTCAGGCCTGTATCAAAAAGATCCCTTAATTACTTTGGGTTTGAGTTTATGTCTTCTTTCTCTCGGAGGACTTCCGCCTATGTTAGGTTTTTTCGGGAAAATATATTTGTTCTTTGCAGGCTGGGCTAATCATCAATATCTTTTAGTAGTTGTTGGATTGGTTACTTCAGTAATTTCAATTTATTACTACATCTCGGTTATAAAAATGATGGTAGTAAAAGAGCCCCAAGAAGCTTCTGAAATAGTAAAATCCTATCCTGAAATCAAATGGAATATAATAGGATTACCTCCGTTAAGAATTGCTTTATATACTTGTATAGCTGTGACAGCTTTAGGAGGAATACTTTCTAACCCTCTTTTCAAATTAGCTAATTCAGCAGTATCAGAAACTCCTTTTTTACAGGATATCTTAGCTGTAACAAATAATATGCTCTAA
- the topA gene encoding type I DNA topoisomerase, with translation MDHTLVIVESPTKAKTIRRFLPPNYEVLASMGHVRDLPKGAAEIPASVKKEKWSRIGVNTTEDFEPLYIVPKEKKKVVKDLKNALKDATQLLLATDEDREGESISWHLMQILKPKIPTKRMVFHEITKKAINKALDETREIDMELVQAQETRRILDRLFGYELSPLLWKKVAPRLSAGRVQSVSVRLLVNKERERRAFKKATYWGLKATLLKDNVFFDSKLSSLSGQKISNGSDFDEKTGKLKNGNKSLILNEERAKSLLKSLSEEKWRVIKIEKKPTTRKPVPPFTTSTLQQEANRKLRLSARETMRCAQGLYERGFITYMRTDSVHLSEQAIRAARECVQSRYGKEYLSSSVRQFNSKERNAQEAHEAIRPAGEVFKTPSDTDLAGRDLSLYELIWKRTVASQMAEARLTMVNAEIEVGEGLFKSSGKSIDFAGFFRAYVEGSDDPSASLEQQEVILPNLTLGSTLEVASKEATYHETKSPARYTEAALVKVLEKEGIGRPSTYASIIGTIVDRGYANISSNSLSPTFTAFAVTALLEEHFPDLVDTTFTAKMESSLDEISSGNLEWLPYLETFYKGKNGLEVKVQKTEGDIDGKAYRQVDFDDLPCVVRIGSNGPWLEGVKIDESGNEIQAKGNLPMDITPGDLDKKKVDQILSGPSDLGTDPKTGEQVFLRFGPYGPYVQLGNIEEGKAKPRRASLPKDLKTDDLSLSEALELLSLPKLLGEHPEGGIVEADRGRFGPYIKWIKDEDTSENRSLKKEDDVFKVDLKRALEILAMPKLGRGGQEVIKDFGKPKELNDKVQVLNGKYGIYVKCGKINVSLPKDTDLEKFTIENALILLEEKMKDKKVSVFKKNKVISKKTKKNKKIKK, from the coding sequence TTGGATCACACACTTGTTATTGTTGAAAGTCCCACAAAGGCAAAAACTATAAGAAGGTTTTTGCCTCCTAATTATGAAGTTTTAGCTTCTATGGGGCATGTAAGAGATCTTCCAAAAGGAGCTGCTGAAATCCCTGCATCAGTAAAAAAAGAAAAATGGTCAAGAATAGGTGTAAACACTACAGAAGATTTTGAACCACTTTATATCGTTCCTAAAGAAAAAAAGAAAGTTGTTAAAGATTTAAAAAATGCCTTAAAAGATGCTACCCAATTACTATTAGCAACTGATGAAGATAGGGAGGGAGAGAGTATAAGTTGGCACTTAATGCAAATACTTAAACCCAAGATTCCAACTAAACGGATGGTTTTTCATGAAATTACTAAAAAGGCTATTAATAAGGCTCTAGATGAAACTAGAGAAATTGATATGGAATTAGTTCAGGCCCAAGAAACAAGAAGAATTCTTGACAGGCTTTTTGGATATGAACTTTCCCCATTACTTTGGAAAAAGGTAGCCCCTAGGCTTTCTGCAGGTCGTGTTCAGTCTGTATCTGTAAGATTGCTTGTTAATAAAGAAAGAGAAAGGAGAGCTTTTAAAAAAGCTACTTATTGGGGATTAAAAGCCACTTTACTTAAGGATAATGTTTTTTTTGACAGTAAGTTATCTAGCCTATCTGGTCAGAAAATCTCTAACGGATCTGATTTTGATGAGAAAACCGGTAAATTAAAAAATGGTAATAAATCTTTAATTTTGAACGAAGAGAGAGCGAAGAGTTTGCTCAAGTCTTTATCTGAAGAAAAGTGGAGAGTTATAAAAATAGAGAAAAAACCAACAACTAGGAAGCCTGTTCCACCATTTACTACTAGTACCTTGCAGCAGGAGGCTAATCGAAAACTTCGATTATCAGCAAGAGAAACAATGAGATGTGCACAAGGCTTGTATGAGAGAGGTTTTATTACATATATGAGAACTGATTCGGTACATCTCTCAGAACAAGCAATAAGAGCGGCGAGAGAATGTGTGCAGTCAAGATACGGAAAAGAATATTTATCAAGTTCAGTTCGTCAATTTAATTCAAAAGAAAGGAATGCTCAAGAAGCTCATGAAGCTATTAGACCTGCCGGAGAAGTATTTAAAACACCCAGCGATACAGACTTGGCGGGAAGGGATCTTTCCCTATATGAATTAATTTGGAAAAGAACTGTTGCCAGTCAAATGGCTGAAGCAAGATTAACTATGGTTAATGCTGAAATAGAAGTGGGAGAAGGATTATTTAAGTCCAGTGGAAAAAGTATTGATTTTGCAGGATTTTTTAGAGCTTACGTCGAAGGTAGTGATGATCCAAGTGCATCATTGGAACAGCAAGAAGTAATTCTCCCAAATTTAACTCTTGGGTCTACTCTTGAGGTGGCCAGTAAAGAGGCTACTTATCATGAGACTAAATCTCCAGCCAGATATACTGAGGCTGCATTAGTTAAAGTTCTAGAAAAAGAGGGCATAGGCAGACCTTCTACTTATGCAAGTATTATTGGAACAATAGTTGATAGGGGTTATGCAAATATTTCTTCAAACTCTTTATCTCCTACCTTTACTGCTTTTGCTGTTACGGCATTACTAGAGGAGCACTTCCCTGATCTAGTAGATACTACTTTTACGGCAAAAATGGAATCTTCATTAGATGAAATTTCTTCAGGTAATCTAGAATGGCTACCATATTTAGAAACTTTTTATAAAGGTAAAAACGGTCTTGAGGTGAAAGTTCAGAAAACAGAAGGTGATATTGATGGGAAAGCATATAGACAAGTTGATTTTGATGATCTCCCTTGTGTAGTTAGAATCGGATCAAACGGGCCATGGCTAGAGGGAGTAAAAATAGATGAATCAGGAAATGAAATACAAGCAAAAGGAAATCTCCCTATGGATATTACTCCTGGAGATTTAGATAAAAAGAAAGTTGATCAAATACTAAGTGGCCCCTCAGATCTTGGGACTGATCCAAAAACAGGTGAGCAAGTATTTTTGAGATTTGGTCCTTATGGACCTTATGTTCAGCTAGGTAATATTGAAGAGGGTAAAGCCAAGCCAAGAAGGGCTAGTTTACCCAAAGACTTGAAAACTGATGACTTGTCATTATCGGAAGCTCTAGAACTATTAAGCTTACCAAAATTGCTTGGAGAGCATCCCGAGGGTGGAATTGTTGAGGCTGACAGAGGAAGATTTGGTCCTTATATTAAATGGATCAAAGATGAAGATACTTCTGAAAATAGATCTTTAAAAAAAGAAGATGATGTATTTAAGGTTGATCTTAAGCGTGCATTAGAAATCCTCGCGATGCCAAAATTAGGGAGAGGGGGACAAGAAGTAATAAAGGATTTTGGGAAACCTAAAGAGTTAAATGATAAAGTTCAAGTTTTAAATGGAAAATATGGAATATATGTGAAGTGTGGGAAAATAAATGTTTCTCTGCCTAAAGATACTGATTTAGAAAAATTTACAATTGAAAATGCCTTGATTCTTTTAGAAGAGAAAATGAAAGATAAAAAGGTTTCTGTTTTCAAAAAAAATAAAGTAATTAGTAAAAAGACCAAAAAAAATAAAAAAATTAAAAAATAA